A DNA window from Anaerocolumna sp. AGMB13020 contains the following coding sequences:
- a CDS encoding glycoside hydrolase family 1 protein, with the protein MSFSKDFFWGGATAANQFEGAWDTDGKGDSVCDHMTGGTVDRHRYFTNTIQRDTFYPSHEGIDFYHRYKEDIALFAEMGFRMFRMSINWTRIYPKGDEKVPNQKGLEFYRAVFRECKKYGIEPLVTISHYELPYHLMNKYDGWVSRECIDFYIRYCNTLFTEFKDYVKYWLTFNEINCLTMSIGDILSGGFRCEDGPAQVMGLPDTQEQLSKRYQALHHQFVASAKAVKLGHEINPEFKIGCMVAGGCIYPYSCNPEDVLLAQKEMRMNYFCGDVQVRGEYPYYTARMLEEYGISIRMEEGDKEILKSGKVDFYSLSYYMSTCSTVNKDVLKTSGNVVMGVKNPYLKSSDWGWQIDPQGLRYLLNELYGRYQIPIMIVENGLGAIDKLEADGTIHDDYRIEYLRDHIKQMDEAIKDGVDLIGYTPWGCIDLVSLSTGEMKKRYGFIYVDKNNDGDGTLDRFRKDSFYWYKKVIESNGEKLD; encoded by the coding sequence ATGAGCTTTTCAAAAGACTTTTTTTGGGGAGGTGCAACTGCCGCTAACCAATTTGAAGGTGCGTGGGATACAGATGGAAAAGGAGATAGTGTTTGTGACCATATGACAGGTGGTACAGTAGACAGGCATCGTTATTTTACGAACACAATACAAAGGGATACCTTTTATCCATCACACGAAGGAATCGATTTTTACCATAGATATAAAGAGGATATAGCTTTATTTGCAGAAATGGGATTTCGTATGTTTCGTATGTCGATTAATTGGACACGAATCTATCCAAAGGGAGATGAGAAAGTTCCGAATCAAAAGGGGCTGGAATTCTATCGAGCTGTATTCAGAGAATGTAAAAAATATGGGATAGAGCCGCTGGTAACCATTTCACATTATGAGCTGCCCTATCATCTGATGAATAAGTATGATGGCTGGGTAAGTCGTGAATGCATTGATTTTTATATTCGCTATTGTAATACTTTATTTACAGAATTCAAAGATTATGTAAAATACTGGCTTACTTTTAATGAAATTAATTGTCTTACAATGAGCATTGGAGATATCCTGTCCGGTGGTTTTCGATGTGAGGATGGCCCGGCACAGGTAATGGGGCTTCCAGATACACAGGAACAGTTATCTAAAAGATACCAGGCATTACATCATCAATTTGTTGCCAGTGCAAAAGCCGTTAAGCTGGGCCATGAGATAAACCCTGAATTTAAGATTGGATGCATGGTTGCCGGAGGATGTATTTATCCCTATAGCTGTAATCCGGAGGATGTGCTGCTGGCACAGAAAGAAATGAGAATGAATTATTTCTGTGGTGATGTACAGGTTAGAGGTGAATATCCATATTATACGGCTCGAATGCTTGAGGAATATGGAATTTCAATTAGAATGGAAGAGGGAGACAAAGAAATACTGAAAAGCGGAAAAGTAGATTTTTATAGCCTCAGCTATTATATGAGCACTTGCAGTACCGTTAATAAGGATGTTCTAAAGACCTCGGGAAATGTTGTAATGGGGGTAAAGAATCCGTATCTGAAATCCAGTGACTGGGGATGGCAGATTGACCCTCAAGGATTGCGTTATCTGCTAAATGAATTATATGGTAGATATCAAATTCCAATTATGATCGTTGAAAATGGTTTAGGAGCCATAGATAAATTAGAAGCAGACGGAACCATCCATGATGATTACCGGATTGAATACCTGCGTGATCATATAAAGCAGATGGATGAAGCTATCAAAGATGGAGTGGATTTGATTGGATATACTCCATGGGGATGTATTGATCTGGTAAGTCTGTCCACAGGTGAAATGAAAAAAAGGTATGGATTCATATATGTAGATAAAAACAATGACGGAGATGGAACCTTGGACAGATTCCGAAAAGATTCATTTTATTGGTACAAAAAGGTAATTGAATCTAATGGCGAAAAGTTGGATTGA
- a CDS encoding ATP-binding cassette domain-containing protein, whose protein sequence is MSDYILEMRNIVKEFPGVKALSNVNFKVQRGEIHCLVGENGAGKSTLMKVLSGVYPYGTYGGDIVYNNETVQFKSIADSESAGIAIIYQELALIPELSVYENIYFGHEIMEGKVINWNQTIVEAAKLLKKVRLNINPSTKIKDLGVGNRQLVEIAKALSKNVKLLILDEPTAALNEDDSANLLDLLRELKEQGVTSIMISHKLKEIVSIADTVTVVRDGSTICSMDAKEQKITEQEIIKYMVGREIENIYPKREKYQDGEVCLEVKNWTVYDPESDREILHDININVRKGEIVGIAGLMGAGRTEFALSVFGNTPGYKITNGQIKINGAEKRLNHPKAAMDAGIAYVTEDRKGNGLVLIQDIKYNTTIANLGKLTEGLVINENEEINVANDFKKSIGIKAPSIKQIVGNLSGGNQQKVSLAKWLFVGPKVLILDEPTRGIDVGAKFEIYSLMNRLVEQGMSIIMISSELLEVLGMSDRIYVMSEGTITGEVTAEEATEQKVMAMATRV, encoded by the coding sequence ATGAGTGACTATATTTTAGAAATGCGGAATATTGTCAAGGAATTTCCCGGTGTGAAAGCTTTGAGCAATGTGAATTTCAAAGTACAGCGCGGTGAGATTCATTGCCTTGTCGGTGAGAACGGAGCCGGCAAGTCCACCCTCATGAAGGTATTATCAGGGGTATACCCTTACGGCACCTATGGCGGTGATATAGTTTATAACAATGAAACAGTGCAGTTTAAATCAATAGCAGACAGTGAAAGTGCAGGAATAGCCATCATTTATCAGGAATTGGCATTGATTCCTGAACTTAGTGTGTATGAGAACATTTATTTTGGTCACGAAATAATGGAAGGTAAGGTCATTAATTGGAATCAGACCATCGTTGAAGCAGCAAAATTGCTGAAGAAAGTAAGACTTAATATCAATCCTTCCACAAAAATCAAGGATCTGGGTGTAGGTAACAGGCAATTGGTAGAGATAGCCAAAGCTTTGAGCAAAAATGTAAAACTTCTAATTCTGGATGAACCTACAGCTGCTTTAAATGAGGATGACAGTGCCAATCTGCTGGACCTTTTAAGAGAGTTAAAGGAGCAGGGGGTAACAAGTATTATGATATCCCACAAATTAAAAGAAATTGTTTCCATAGCCGACACGGTTACTGTTGTAAGAGATGGTTCCACTATCTGTTCCATGGATGCGAAAGAACAGAAGATTACAGAACAGGAAATCATCAAATACATGGTGGGAAGAGAAATCGAAAATATCTATCCGAAAAGGGAAAAGTACCAGGACGGTGAGGTATGTCTGGAGGTAAAGAACTGGACGGTATATGATCCGGAATCAGACAGGGAAATTCTCCATGATATTAATATAAATGTCCGTAAAGGTGAAATTGTAGGTATTGCAGGCCTTATGGGGGCAGGAAGAACGGAGTTCGCTTTAAGTGTATTCGGTAATACACCAGGCTATAAGATAACAAATGGTCAAATTAAAATAAACGGAGCCGAGAAACGTCTGAATCACCCCAAAGCTGCGATGGATGCAGGAATTGCATATGTTACGGAGGACAGAAAAGGCAACGGTCTTGTATTGATTCAGGACATTAAATACAATACCACCATTGCCAATCTTGGAAAACTGACAGAAGGTCTGGTCATTAATGAAAACGAAGAAATCAACGTTGCAAATGATTTTAAGAAATCCATTGGAATAAAGGCGCCTTCGATCAAACAGATTGTAGGAAATCTAAGCGGTGGAAATCAGCAGAAAGTATCCCTGGCAAAATGGCTTTTCGTCGGCCCGAAAGTATTGATATTGGATGAACCTACCAGAGGTATTGACGTAGGTGCGAAATTTGAAATCTATTCCTTGATGAATCGACTGGTGGAACAGGGGATGAGTATTATCATGATTTCTTCTGAGCTTCTTGAAGTACTCGGTATGAGTGACAGAATCTATGTTATGTCTGAAGGAACCATAACAGGGGAAGTCACCGCAGAAGAAGCAACAGAACAAAAAGTCATGGCAATGGCCACAAGAGTATAG
- a CDS encoding sugar ABC transporter permease, which produces MKENTKTKISLGSEIGTMLKSNVRDYAMYIALVVIFIFFGFRTNGLFLSSRNLTDLINQTGYVAVLAIGMTIILIIKHIDLSVGYVAGFLGAVAAILMKSGLNVWVVIPIILCLGIAVGIYQGFLVAKIGVPAFVTTLAGMFIFRGLLSLVTQGTGTIIVDDPTFKALSNGFIPDIISGGSIHILTIIIGIVAVVLMTYSQIKARKNMQKYNFEVSSTPIFLSKIVFISIIIIVIVTMLAGYKGIPWTAVIVGIVLVIYNFMLNKTKLGRYIYGIGGNAEAAELSGVNVKKITFFAFASMSMLAALAGILYTSRLSSASPQAGLGFELDAIASSYIGGVSVNGGIGRVTNTIIGALVIMSLTNGMNLMGVDVSFQYIVKGVIFIIAVAFDVRTRGKRK; this is translated from the coding sequence ATGAAAGAAAACACAAAGACAAAGATATCCCTGGGCAGTGAGATAGGAACGATGCTTAAAAGCAATGTAAGAGATTATGCAATGTACATTGCGTTGGTGGTAATCTTCATCTTTTTTGGATTCAGGACAAATGGTTTGTTCCTGTCCTCCAGAAATTTAACAGATCTTATTAATCAGACTGGTTATGTGGCAGTACTTGCTATCGGTATGACGATTATTCTGATTATCAAGCATATAGACCTGTCAGTAGGTTATGTTGCCGGCTTTCTGGGAGCAGTTGCTGCAATTTTAATGAAGAGTGGTTTAAATGTATGGGTTGTCATACCAATTATTTTATGTCTGGGTATTGCAGTTGGTATATACCAGGGCTTTCTGGTTGCAAAAATCGGTGTGCCGGCTTTCGTAACTACCTTGGCAGGTATGTTCATTTTCAGAGGACTTCTGTCCCTGGTAACACAAGGTACAGGTACCATAATTGTTGATGATCCGACTTTTAAAGCATTATCCAACGGTTTTATTCCAGACATTATATCCGGCGGAAGTATTCATATCCTGACCATTATAATCGGTATCGTTGCTGTCGTGCTTATGACTTACAGCCAGATCAAGGCCAGAAAGAATATGCAGAAATACAATTTTGAAGTAAGTTCCACTCCTATATTTTTATCAAAAATCGTATTTATCTCCATCATCATTATTGTAATAGTCACCATGTTAGCAGGCTATAAAGGTATTCCCTGGACAGCTGTAATCGTTGGAATTGTTCTGGTTATCTATAACTTTATGTTAAATAAGACAAAACTGGGAAGATATATATATGGAATCGGTGGTAATGCCGAAGCAGCAGAGCTTTCAGGTGTTAATGTCAAGAAGATTACCTTCTTTGCTTTCGCTTCCATGAGTATGCTTGCAGCACTTGCAGGAATCCTGTATACTTCAAGACTTTCCTCCGCTTCTCCTCAGGCAGGACTTGGCTTCGAGCTGGATGCCATTGCTTCCTCTTACATCGGTGGTGTTTCTGTAAACGGAGGTATCGGAAGAGTTACCAATACAATAATCGGCGCACTGGTAATCATGTCCCTGACCAACGGTATGAACCTTATGGGTGTAGATGTATCGTTCCAGTATATCGTTAAAGGCGTCATTTTTATTATTGCAGTAGCTTTTGATGTAAGAACAAGAGGTAAAAGAAAATAA
- a CDS encoding GNAT family N-acetyltransferase, translating to MIITTFDHMHIKQAMNLIQQNYKEERQFVPCLLENTIIPDLSALADNKLGVAALEGELLLGFLCCYEPWENAFGTNARGIFSPLHGHGALGGDKESIYRMLYQKAAQNWIKQDITYHCISLYAHDEQAQKAFFTYGFGLRCMDAIRTMEKIAVRQTTKITMKRLEQADLPKIRTLREQLSVHLSESPCFLYSTIEEYQSWLSRAEMRNSIIYAGFEEDEIIAYIEVIQGGENFITENKEMMSICGAYCLPEKRGQGIVQSLLNTMIEELAKEGYQLLGVDFESYNPTAYRFWNKYFEPYTNSVTRRIDEKILTKRKEGYYDL from the coding sequence ATGATTATTACAACTTTTGATCATATGCATATAAAACAGGCAATGAACCTGATACAACAGAACTACAAAGAGGAAAGACAATTCGTACCCTGTCTTTTGGAGAATACGATTATTCCGGATTTATCAGCTCTGGCAGACAATAAATTAGGTGTAGCAGCCTTAGAAGGAGAGCTCTTGCTTGGCTTTCTATGCTGCTATGAACCTTGGGAGAATGCTTTTGGTACAAATGCAAGAGGCATCTTTTCGCCTCTTCATGGCCATGGTGCATTAGGTGGTGACAAGGAATCTATTTACCGAATGTTATATCAAAAGGCAGCACAAAATTGGATCAAGCAAGATATTACCTATCATTGTATTTCCCTATACGCACATGATGAGCAGGCCCAAAAAGCCTTTTTCACCTATGGTTTTGGTTTAAGATGCATGGATGCAATCAGGACTATGGAAAAAATAGCTGTCCGTCAAACTACAAAAATAACAATGAAGCGCTTAGAACAGGCTGACCTTCCCAAAATCAGAACTTTACGGGAACAGCTGTCTGTTCATTTAAGTGAGAGTCCCTGCTTTCTTTATTCAACGATAGAGGAATATCAAAGTTGGCTTTCAAGAGCAGAAATGAGAAATTCCATAATATATGCAGGGTTTGAGGAAGACGAGATAATTGCATATATTGAAGTGATCCAGGGCGGAGAGAATTTTATTACTGAGAATAAGGAAATGATGAGTATCTGCGGGGCATATTGTTTGCCGGAAAAACGAGGTCAGGGAATTGTTCAGAGCTTGTTAAATACCATGATAGAAGAGCTTGCCAAGGAAGGATATCAGCTGCTTGGAGTGGATTTTGAAAGTTATAATCCAACAGCTTACAGGTTTTGGAACAAGTACTTTGAACCCTATACCAACAGTGTTACTCGAAGGATTGATGAAAAAATATTAACGAAGAGAAAAGAGGGATATTATGACCTATAA
- a CDS encoding PTS transporter subunit EIIC, translated as MAKKERFEELSIRVLELIGGKENISHFGHCMTRLRFSLKDTSIVDLKEIQKVNGVIGAQWSNDQLQIIIGQAVGDAYKLICSKADIAAEKAVDENLDKARKFSFGAILDGISGSLMPLIPALIGAGMLKVIIILGELIGFLTPEMPTHAVLAFAADAGFYFLPVFLGATAANKFKTNMGLGMLLGAILIHPSMIANVTNGVGMSIFGIPVYAASYASTIFPVIMAVFVMAYVEKFFRKISPDSVKAIVVPLGTILVMLPLTLCLIGPAGAFIGTYLASGIMWLYHTTGFFGVALLAAIYPLLVITGMHGALVPYMFQSFASFAYEPIVCVAGVLSNINQGAASAAVALKCKGKKTKSTAASSAITAVIGGVTEPAMFGINLRLKKPLYAAMIGNFFGAAFAGLMKVYAYAFAGSAGIFGVAGFIGPTEMNVIYMGISVLIGFVVTFITTLFIYKGEEL; from the coding sequence ATGGCAAAAAAAGAAAGGTTTGAGGAACTTTCCATAAGAGTTTTAGAGCTTATAGGAGGAAAAGAGAATATAAGTCACTTTGGTCATTGTATGACAAGGTTACGATTCAGCTTAAAAGATACCAGTATTGTTGATTTGAAGGAAATCCAAAAGGTAAATGGAGTAATTGGAGCACAATGGTCCAATGACCAGTTACAGATTATCATTGGACAAGCTGTAGGTGATGCCTATAAGCTAATCTGCTCAAAGGCTGATATAGCGGCTGAAAAGGCTGTGGATGAGAATCTGGATAAAGCCAGAAAGTTTAGCTTTGGTGCAATTCTGGATGGGATTTCCGGAAGTTTAATGCCCTTAATACCAGCACTAATCGGAGCAGGTATGTTAAAGGTAATTATTATTTTAGGAGAGCTGATTGGATTTCTGACTCCTGAGATGCCGACACATGCCGTATTAGCATTTGCTGCTGATGCAGGATTTTATTTCCTTCCCGTATTTTTAGGAGCAACAGCTGCTAATAAATTCAAAACGAATATGGGATTAGGAATGCTCCTGGGTGCAATATTAATACACCCGTCAATGATAGCAAACGTTACAAATGGAGTGGGAATGTCGATATTCGGTATTCCGGTTTATGCAGCATCCTATGCAAGTACTATTTTTCCGGTTATCATGGCAGTATTTGTTATGGCATATGTTGAAAAATTCTTCCGTAAAATATCACCGGATTCTGTTAAAGCAATTGTTGTACCCTTAGGAACTATTTTAGTGATGCTACCTTTGACCTTATGTCTGATTGGACCAGCAGGTGCTTTTATTGGTACTTATTTAGCAAGCGGTATTATGTGGTTATATCACACAACAGGTTTCTTTGGAGTTGCACTTTTAGCAGCAATTTATCCTCTTTTGGTAATAACCGGTATGCATGGAGCTTTGGTTCCTTATATGTTTCAATCCTTTGCTTCTTTTGCATATGAGCCCATTGTATGTGTAGCAGGGGTGCTATCCAATATCAATCAAGGAGCAGCTTCTGCGGCAGTAGCATTAAAGTGTAAAGGAAAGAAAACCAAATCAACCGCAGCCTCCAGTGCCATTACTGCAGTTATTGGCGGTGTTACGGAACCTGCTATGTTTGGTATTAATTTAAGGTTAAAGAAACCCTTGTATGCAGCAATGATTGGAAACTTCTTCGGTGCAGCTTTTGCAGGTCTTATGAAGGTGTATGCATATGCTTTTGCAGGTAGTGCTGGAATTTTTGGGGTTGCAGGATTTATAGGGCCAACAGAAATGAATGTTATTTATATGGGAATAAGTGTTTTAATCGGTTTTGTTGTGACCTTTATTACTACCTTATTTATTTATAAAGGGGAAGAACTGTAA
- a CDS encoding phosphotransferase enzyme family protein, with protein sequence MTYNEVIRTYAAELLPHIIETYGLEGYEITLVNAHVGGRNIVYNCEKEAAEGKIIRIIYLKDRSLNDILGETEYIRYLFENGGSVSNVIRSEKGNLVEEITVKGQIFYVSLFDKAKGIQLADNNYQYREGVPISEYFYNSGKVLGKLHQLSKKYTPVHRRYSFFDKYNAEYINKLIPDSYTLLKEKLNGYLKTLVELDQSPESFGMVHFDYSDGNYMIDYNTGDITVFDFDNSCYCWYMYELANLWVHGVGWVQFESDVRKRQKFMAEYFETVLRGYRSEMQIEDSMLDKLPLFIQVTLIEGIIDTFEVMLYQEEELEIDERLAYDIKCMEEDILYLGFFDEIYSCEEPFEYEEGVKSIKNK encoded by the coding sequence ATGACCTATAATGAAGTTATTAGAACCTACGCAGCTGAATTGCTGCCTCACATAATTGAAACTTATGGTTTGGAAGGATATGAAATTACACTTGTTAATGCACATGTTGGAGGCAGAAACATTGTTTACAACTGCGAAAAAGAAGCAGCAGAAGGAAAAATAATCAGAATTATATATCTAAAGGACAGAAGCCTTAATGACATATTAGGAGAAACAGAATATATCAGATATCTATTTGAAAATGGAGGCAGTGTATCAAATGTAATTCGTTCAGAAAAAGGAAACCTTGTGGAAGAGATTACGGTTAAGGGGCAAATCTTTTATGTAAGTTTGTTTGACAAAGCAAAGGGAATACAGCTTGCAGACAATAATTATCAGTATAGAGAAGGGGTTCCTATAAGTGAATATTTTTACAACAGCGGTAAGGTGCTTGGAAAGCTCCATCAATTATCAAAGAAATATACTCCTGTTCACAGGCGTTATAGCTTTTTTGATAAATATAATGCGGAATATATTAATAAATTGATACCGGATTCTTATACTTTGCTAAAGGAGAAGTTAAACGGATATTTAAAGACGTTGGTAGAATTGGACCAGAGCCCTGAGTCTTTTGGGATGGTGCATTTTGATTACAGTGACGGCAATTATATGATAGATTACAATACGGGAGATATAACAGTTTTTGATTTTGATAATTCCTGTTACTGCTGGTATATGTACGAACTTGCAAATCTTTGGGTACATGGAGTAGGTTGGGTACAATTTGAATCGGATGTTAGGAAGCGTCAGAAGTTTATGGCAGAATATTTTGAAACAGTTCTTAGAGGTTATCGTTCAGAGATGCAAATAGAAGATTCTATGTTGGATAAATTACCTTTGTTTATACAGGTAACTCTTATCGAAGGAATAATTGATACTTTTGAGGTGATGCTGTACCAGGAGGAAGAGTTGGAAATCGATGAAAGGTTGGCTTATGACATCAAATGCATGGAAGAAGACATTCTCTATCTGGGATTTTTTGATGAAATATATTCTTGCGAAGAACCGTTTGAATATGAGGAGGGAGTAAAAAGCATAAAGAACAAATAA
- the rsgA gene encoding ribosome small subunit-dependent GTPase A: MKLTDYGFMPEYYSANAQGIYARVTAVHKESYTLITEQGECSAKLKSSVYYNNCTEEFPTTGDFVEILYNEQGDSLILKTLRRFSKFSRNDFSGHAAGYVKTIKEQTVAANFDYVFIMQSLNHDLNPKRLERYLTQAWQSGAKPVVVLTKADLAEDFSEYLALARKTAHRVEVHAVSAKTGYGLEGLTEYLEKGKTIVFLGSSGVGKSSLVNALAGKEVMSVNEIREDDSKGRHTTTHRQLNRLDNGVIIIDTPGMRELGMWNVTEGLSESFSDVEQYLGQCRFSDCKHQSEPGCAIKAAVKNGALTKERWASYQSLTNETAFVENKAAYLRKKDQKHLAIKIREIKKKKGEK; this comes from the coding sequence ATGAAGTTAACAGACTACGGCTTTATGCCGGAATATTATTCTGCAAACGCACAGGGGATATATGCAAGAGTTACTGCTGTGCATAAAGAAAGTTATACCCTTATTACGGAGCAGGGCGAATGCTCTGCGAAACTGAAATCCAGTGTCTATTACAATAATTGTACGGAGGAATTCCCGACCACAGGTGATTTTGTAGAGATCTTGTACAATGAACAGGGAGATAGTCTTATTTTAAAGACCTTAAGACGTTTTTCAAAGTTTTCCAGAAATGATTTTTCAGGGCATGCGGCAGGTTATGTAAAAACCATTAAGGAACAAACGGTAGCAGCTAATTTTGATTATGTATTTATCATGCAATCTCTTAACCACGATCTGAATCCGAAACGATTAGAGCGGTATCTGACCCAGGCGTGGCAGTCAGGGGCAAAGCCTGTTGTAGTCCTGACAAAGGCAGATCTTGCAGAGGACTTTTCAGAATACCTGGCTTTGGCAAGAAAAACTGCTCACAGGGTAGAGGTTCACGCAGTCAGTGCCAAAACTGGATACGGGTTAGAGGGACTTACAGAATATCTGGAGAAAGGTAAGACCATTGTATTTCTTGGTTCATCGGGTGTTGGAAAATCAAGTCTTGTCAATGCATTAGCTGGCAAAGAGGTGATGTCTGTTAATGAAATTCGTGAAGATGACAGTAAAGGAAGACATACAACTACTCATCGTCAGCTCAACAGATTGGACAATGGTGTGATAATTATTGATACGCCAGGTATGCGCGAACTTGGTATGTGGAATGTTACCGAAGGTCTAAGCGAAAGCTTTTCAGATGTGGAACAATACTTAGGACAATGCAGATTTTCTGATTGTAAGCATCAAAGTGAACCTGGTTGCGCCATAAAAGCAGCAGTTAAAAATGGAGCTCTGACCAAGGAGCGCTGGGCAAGTTATCAGTCCTTAACAAACGAAACTGCCTTTGTTGAAAATAAAGCAGCCTACCTGCGGAAGAAAGATCAAAAACATCTAGCGATTAAAATAAGAGAAATAAAGAAGAAAAAGGGTGAAAAATGA
- a CDS encoding sugar ABC transporter substrate-binding protein encodes MKKMLAVLLCMVMVFSLAGCSGGSTSTSGKGKVDVGIVLPTKDEPRWLQDKEKFESVIKDTNYSVEVLFSQGSSANEKTNVETLIAKGIKVLIICAHDGAAAAASVEAAKAAGVTVIAYDRLITGTDAVDYYVTFDSVAVGEAMGKYLADNATGQGNPLYLYAGAATDNNAFLFFQGAWNILQPKIADGTFVIKNSAEATAVQGSKELTRDQLAAIIGQVTTNWDFNEAKSKAEAHLTAVSAADKGKCYVLAPNDGTARSIADVFAADSDVSEYFITGQDSEKASVQYVIDGKQSMTVFKDTRTLASDAMGMAITVMEGKEPQTDSTYNNEKVDVKAKQTPIIVVTKENVKEALIDSGYYKESDFTGLK; translated from the coding sequence ATGAAAAAAATGTTGGCAGTACTTCTTTGTATGGTGATGGTATTTTCACTGGCAGGATGCAGCGGGGGCAGCACAAGTACAAGCGGAAAAGGAAAAGTGGATGTAGGAATCGTTCTTCCTACCAAGGATGAACCAAGATGGCTTCAGGATAAGGAGAAATTCGAGTCCGTTATCAAAGATACAAACTATTCAGTAGAAGTATTATTCAGTCAGGGGTCTTCCGCAAATGAGAAAACAAATGTTGAAACCTTAATTGCTAAAGGAATAAAAGTATTGATTATCTGTGCACATGACGGTGCAGCAGCAGCTGCCAGTGTAGAAGCAGCAAAAGCAGCAGGCGTAACTGTAATTGCATATGACAGATTAATAACAGGAACTGATGCAGTAGATTATTATGTAACCTTTGACAGTGTTGCAGTTGGAGAAGCAATGGGAAAATATTTAGCTGATAATGCTACCGGTCAGGGCAATCCCCTTTATCTGTATGCAGGAGCAGCTACAGATAATAATGCATTCCTTTTCTTCCAGGGCGCATGGAATATTTTACAGCCTAAGATTGCTGACGGGACCTTTGTAATAAAGAATTCTGCTGAAGCAACCGCAGTTCAGGGCAGCAAAGAACTTACCCGTGATCAGCTGGCTGCTATAATCGGTCAGGTCACCACAAACTGGGATTTCAACGAAGCAAAATCCAAGGCCGAAGCACATTTAACAGCAGTAAGTGCTGCAGATAAAGGAAAATGTTATGTTTTAGCTCCTAATGACGGAACAGCACGTTCCATCGCAGATGTTTTTGCAGCGGATTCCGATGTTTCCGAATATTTCATTACTGGTCAGGATAGTGAAAAAGCATCTGTACAGTATGTAATCGATGGAAAGCAGTCTATGACAGTATTTAAAGATACACGTACTCTTGCCAGTGATGCTATGGGTATGGCTATCACAGTTATGGAAGGGAAAGAACCTCAGACAGATTCAACTTATAACAATGAGAAAGTGGATGTTAAAGCAAAACAGACACCGATCATCGTTGTTACAAAGGAAAATGTAAAAGAAGCATTAATCGATTCCGGATACTATAAAGAGTCTGATTTTACAGGATTAAAGTAA
- a CDS encoding PTS sugar transporter subunit IIA, which translates to MGLFDKLKKKLMENESIHVPVNGKVISLKDIEDGVFSEGILGKGVGIIPKEEIIYAPFDGQVTVIADTKHAIGLKSKNGVELLIHVGIETVEMKGEGFEQQVQVGDSIKIGQQIMTFSLKEIQKAGYPSTIAVIVTNSDDYSEVKVLGEGDMEKQEELIQVL; encoded by the coding sequence ATGGGATTATTTGATAAACTGAAAAAAAAATTAATGGAGAATGAAAGCATCCATGTGCCGGTAAACGGTAAGGTAATTTCTCTAAAAGACATTGAAGACGGTGTGTTTTCAGAAGGCATTCTCGGAAAAGGTGTTGGTATCATACCAAAGGAAGAAATCATTTATGCCCCCTTTGACGGACAGGTAACAGTAATTGCTGATACAAAACATGCCATTGGATTAAAGAGTAAAAATGGTGTAGAATTACTCATTCATGTAGGAATAGAGACAGTTGAAATGAAAGGAGAAGGTTTTGAACAGCAGGTTCAGGTTGGTGACAGCATTAAGATTGGTCAGCAGATTATGACTTTCTCTTTAAAAGAGATTCAAAAAGCAGGTTATCCCTCAACAATAGCGGTTATCGTTACGAATTCAGACGACTACAGCGAAGTCAAAGTATTAGGTGAAGGGGATATGGAGAAACAGGAAGAGTTAATTCAGGTTCTATAG